Proteins found in one Flavobacterium channae genomic segment:
- a CDS encoding mechanosensitive ion channel family protein codes for MLKQITEILKFKLIDTKSIDFTVANILVLVFALIFTSVILKLIRKVVTRKLSTDDKNKFISVFQFAKYVIYVLVFIFILHSSGINMNVFITASAALFVGIGFALQTFFQDIISGILMILDQSLHVGDIIEVDGKVGQVKEIKLRTTRVVTRNDRVMIIPNHKFMIETLFNWTQNNSTNRENVTIGVAYGSDVNLVKQILINCAKSTEGVILPESIAVLFEDFADSSLNFAVYFHVDNGMNSPKIQSDIRFKIDQEFRKNNIQIPFPQRDVRIVTSKEN; via the coding sequence ATGTTAAAGCAAATAACAGAAATATTAAAATTTAAGTTAATCGATACTAAATCAATTGATTTTACGGTTGCTAATATTTTAGTTTTGGTATTTGCTTTAATTTTTACATCTGTTATACTTAAACTTATTCGAAAAGTAGTTACAAGAAAGCTTTCTACAGATGATAAGAACAAATTTATTAGTGTATTTCAATTTGCAAAGTATGTTATTTATGTTTTAGTTTTCATTTTCATTTTGCATTCAAGCGGAATAAATATGAATGTATTTATAACTGCTTCAGCAGCTTTATTTGTTGGAATTGGATTTGCATTACAAACTTTTTTTCAAGATATAATTTCTGGTATTTTAATGATTTTAGATCAATCATTGCATGTAGGAGATATTATCGAAGTTGATGGAAAAGTAGGTCAGGTAAAAGAAATTAAATTAAGAACTACGAGAGTTGTTACTCGAAATGATAGAGTTATGATTATTCCAAATCATAAATTTATGATTGAAACGTTATTCAATTGGACTCAAAATAATTCAACCAATAGAGAAAATGTAACTATTGGTGTAGCTTATGGAAGTGATGTAAATTTGGTAAAGCAAATTTTAATAAATTGCGCTAAAAGCACAGAAGGAGTTATTTTACCAGAATCGATAGCAGTTTTGTTTGAAGATTTTGCAGACTCATCATTAAATTTTGCTGTTTATTTTCATGTCGATAATGGTATGAATAGTCCAAAAATACAAAGTGATATTCGATTCAAAATCGACCAAGAATTTAGAAAAAATAATATTCAAATACCTTTTCCTCAAAGGGATGTTCGTATAGTTACAAGTAAAGAAAACTAA
- a CDS encoding sigma-54-dependent transcriptional regulator: MSKILVIEDEAAIRRVLVKILSEENDSYKVEEAEDGLQGVEKVKNDDYDLILCDIKMPKMDGVEVLEAVKKIKPEIPMVMISGHGDLETAINTMRLGAFDYISKPPDLNRLLNTVRNALDKKQLVVENKILKKKVSKNYEMIGNSEAINHIKTMIDKVAPTDARVLITGPNGTGKELVAHQLHERSERASAPIIEVNCAAIPSELIESELFGHVKGAFTSAVKDRAGKFEAADGGTIFLDEIGDMSLPAQAKVLRALQENLIQRVGADKDIKVNVRVVAATNKDLKKEIEEGRFREDLYHRLAVILIKVPALNDRRDDIPELIEHFALKIASEQGNTAKTFSKSAIKLLQEYDWTGNIRELRNVVERLIILGGNEISEQDVKLFASK, translated from the coding sequence ATGTCAAAAATATTAGTTATAGAAGACGAAGCAGCAATCAGAAGAGTATTGGTTAAAATACTTTCTGAGGAAAATGATTCGTACAAAGTAGAAGAAGCAGAAGACGGTTTACAAGGAGTTGAAAAAGTCAAAAATGACGATTACGATTTAATTCTTTGTGATATTAAAATGCCAAAAATGGATGGTGTTGAGGTATTGGAAGCTGTAAAAAAAATAAAGCCAGAAATCCCAATGGTCATGATTTCAGGTCATGGCGATTTAGAAACAGCTATTAATACAATGCGTTTAGGTGCTTTTGATTATATTTCAAAACCACCAGATTTGAATCGTTTGTTAAACACGGTTCGAAATGCATTAGATAAAAAACAATTGGTAGTTGAGAATAAAATCTTGAAAAAGAAAGTTTCTAAAAACTACGAAATGATTGGTAATAGCGAAGCAATTAATCATATTAAAACGATGATTGATAAAGTTGCTCCAACAGATGCTCGTGTATTGATTACTGGTCCAAATGGAACTGGAAAAGAGTTGGTAGCACATCAACTTCATGAAAGAAGCGAACGTGCATCTGCTCCCATTATTGAGGTGAATTGCGCAGCTATTCCGTCTGAATTAATAGAAAGTGAATTATTTGGTCATGTAAAAGGAGCATTTACTTCTGCTGTTAAAGATAGAGCTGGAAAGTTTGAAGCTGCCGATGGTGGAACCATTTTCCTGGATGAGATTGGTGATATGAGTTTGCCAGCTCAAGCAAAAGTGTTACGTGCTTTACAAGAGAATTTAATTCAACGTGTTGGTGCTGATAAAGACATTAAAGTTAATGTTAGAGTTGTGGCAGCAACAAATAAAGATTTGAAAAAAGAAATCGAAGAAGGACGATTTAGAGAAGACTTATATCATCGTTTAGCGGTTATTTTAATTAAAGTTCCTGCGTTAAATGATAGAAGAGATGATATTCCAGAATTGATTGAGCATTTTGCTTTAAAAATTGCTTCTGAGCAAGGAAATACAGCAAAAACATTTTCAAAATCGGCCATCAAATTATTACAAGAATACGATTGGACAGGAAACATTAGAGAATTAAGAAATGTAGTAGAACGCTTAATTATTTTAGGCGGAAACGAAATTTCGGAGCAAGATGTAAAACTGTTTGCAAGTAAATAA
- a CDS encoding DEAD/DEAH box helicase: MQLKKINPNLQKALVENDFVEANELQQETFSTIKSGIDAVVQSPKNSGKTTTILLNVIQKMEKPVGESTRALILVQDKEKVLEAVEMFKKLNHYTNLRVFGVHEKGDIDYDKNQISVGMDVLIGTPIRINEMFSSAGFNMNTIKMFVVDDVDEMLRKREDAIILRLSMSAEKTQRLFFCSEITERVEVLADKIMIEPLFFEMED, translated from the coding sequence ATGCAATTAAAAAAAATAAACCCAAACCTTCAGAAAGCTTTAGTTGAAAACGATTTTGTTGAAGCAAATGAGTTACAACAAGAAACTTTTTCAACGATTAAAAGCGGTATTGATGCTGTTGTTCAATCTCCAAAGAATAGTGGTAAAACAACAACTATTTTGTTGAATGTAATTCAGAAAATGGAAAAACCTGTTGGAGAAAGTACGAGAGCACTAATCTTAGTTCAGGATAAAGAGAAGGTGTTAGAAGCTGTTGAAATGTTTAAGAAATTAAATCATTATACCAATTTGAGAGTCTTTGGTGTACATGAAAAAGGGGATATCGATTATGATAAAAATCAAATTTCTGTGGGAATGGATGTTTTAATCGGAACGCCAATTCGTATTAACGAAATGTTTTCTTCTGCCGGATTTAATATGAATACGATAAAAATGTTTGTTGTTGATGATGTAGATGAAATGCTTCGTAAACGTGAAGATGCTATTATTCTCCGACTTTCTATGAGCGCCGAAAAAACACAACGTTTATTTTTCTGTTCTGAAATTACAGAAAGGGTAGAAGTCCTCGCTGATAAAATTATGATTGAACCTCTGTTTTTTGAAATGGAAGATTAA
- a CDS encoding M3 family metallopeptidase gives MKIKTLLLFSALTSAATLHSQEKNKTTMNPFFETYTTPYQVPPFHLIKNDHYKPAILEGIKKQEAEIDAIVSNKEKPTFDNTVLAMENSGKLLSRVSTVFYNVSSANTNEEIQAIAKELAPKLSAHNDNIFLNDALFKRVKSVWDNQKSLKLNNEQAKILENLYKNFVRSGANLSEENKKQLREINAEMAVATLKYGQNILSETNSYELVISDKKELEGLPNELIETATADAKSRGKEGKWVFTLSNSSVMPFLQYSANRKLRKEIWNAYQMRANNNNEKDNKELAIKIANLRGKKARLLGYETHADYVLEKSMAKNPETAIKLLKDLWTPALAMANKEAADIKKMMVKDGIKNDVQPYDWRYYAEKIRKERFELDEQEMKPYFSLEKTREGVFTVCKNLYGLQFKQLQDIPKYHDDVTVWEVTEADGSHVGILYMDFHPRASKRGGAWMTSYRTQKMENGKRIAPIVSIVCNFTKPTEKAPALLTFDEVSTFFHEFGHALHGLLSNVTYESLAGTSVPRDFVELPSQIMENWAAEPEVMKMYAKHFENDNVIPDALIEKMQKAGTFDQGFATLEYLAASLLDMEYHTQKSDITKDADSFEKEAMNKIDLPNTIIPRYRSTYFNHIFAGGYSAGYYSYIWSGVLDTDAFEVFKINGLFNSDNAESFRKNVLEKGGTEDPMELYKKFRGAEPSVKPLLKKRGLDQVK, from the coding sequence ATGAAAATCAAAACATTACTTTTATTTTCAGCATTAACAAGTGCTGCAACATTACACTCACAAGAAAAAAACAAAACGACCATGAATCCGTTTTTTGAAACGTATACAACACCATATCAAGTTCCTCCTTTTCATTTAATTAAAAATGACCATTATAAACCTGCAATTTTAGAAGGAATAAAAAAACAAGAAGCAGAAATTGATGCTATAGTTTCAAACAAAGAAAAACCAACGTTTGACAATACAGTTTTGGCTATGGAAAATTCTGGAAAATTGCTTTCTAGGGTGAGTACTGTTTTTTACAATGTAAGTAGCGCTAATACTAACGAAGAAATTCAAGCTATCGCAAAAGAATTAGCTCCAAAATTATCTGCTCATAACGATAATATTTTTTTAAATGACGCTTTGTTCAAAAGAGTAAAATCGGTTTGGGACAATCAAAAAAGTTTGAAGTTAAATAATGAACAAGCTAAAATTTTAGAAAACTTATATAAAAACTTTGTAAGAAGTGGCGCTAATCTTTCTGAAGAAAACAAAAAGCAATTAAGAGAAATTAATGCTGAAATGGCAGTTGCTACATTAAAATATGGTCAAAACATTTTATCTGAAACCAACTCGTATGAATTAGTTATTTCAGACAAAAAAGAATTAGAAGGATTACCAAATGAACTTATTGAAACTGCCACTGCTGATGCTAAATCTCGTGGTAAGGAAGGCAAATGGGTTTTCACATTATCAAACTCAAGTGTAATGCCGTTTTTACAATACAGCGCTAACAGAAAATTGCGTAAGGAAATTTGGAATGCTTACCAAATGAGAGCTAATAACAATAATGAAAAAGACAATAAAGAATTAGCTATAAAGATTGCCAATTTAAGAGGCAAAAAAGCGCGTCTTCTTGGTTATGAAACACATGCTGATTATGTTTTAGAAAAATCGATGGCTAAAAACCCTGAAACAGCTATCAAATTGTTGAAAGATTTATGGACTCCAGCTTTAGCAATGGCTAATAAGGAAGCCGCTGACATAAAAAAGATGATGGTGAAAGACGGAATTAAAAATGACGTACAACCATATGATTGGAGATATTACGCTGAAAAAATTAGAAAAGAACGTTTTGAATTAGACGAGCAAGAAATGAAACCTTACTTTAGTTTAGAGAAAACAAGAGAAGGTGTTTTTACCGTTTGTAAAAATTTATACGGATTACAATTTAAACAATTACAAGATATTCCAAAATACCATGACGATGTAACGGTTTGGGAAGTTACAGAAGCTGACGGTTCTCATGTAGGAATTTTGTACATGGATTTTCATCCTAGAGCATCAAAAAGAGGTGGTGCTTGGATGACTTCTTACAGAACTCAAAAAATGGAAAATGGAAAACGTATTGCTCCAATTGTTTCAATTGTTTGCAACTTTACAAAACCAACAGAAAAAGCACCAGCGTTATTGACATTTGATGAAGTAAGTACTTTTTTCCATGAATTTGGACACGCATTACACGGACTATTATCAAATGTAACTTATGAAAGTTTAGCAGGAACAAGCGTTCCAAGAGATTTTGTTGAATTACCATCCCAAATTATGGAAAACTGGGCCGCCGAACCAGAAGTAATGAAAATGTATGCAAAACACTTTGAAAATGACAATGTTATTCCTGATGCCTTAATTGAAAAAATGCAAAAAGCAGGAACTTTTGATCAAGGTTTTGCAACGCTTGAATATTTAGCAGCTTCTTTACTAGATATGGAATATCACACCCAAAAAAGTGACATTACAAAAGATGCTGATTCATTTGAAAAAGAAGCGATGAATAAAATAGATTTACCTAACACAATTATTCCTAGATATAGAAGTACTTATTTCAATCATATTTTTGCAGGTGGTTATTCTGCTGGATATTACAGTTACATTTGGTCTGGAGTATTAGATACAGACGCTTTTGAAGTATTTAAAATTAATGGTTTATTTAATTCTGATAATGCAGAATCATTTAGAAAAAATGTTCTTGAAAAAGGTGGAACCGAAGACCCAATGGAATTATACAAGAAATTTAGAGGTGCTGAACCAAGTGTAAAACCTTTATTGAAAAAAAGAGGTTTAGATCAAGTAAAATAA
- a CDS encoding ABC-F family ATP-binding cassette domain-containing protein, which translates to MITVNDIAVEFGGTTLFSDVTFAINENDKIALMGKNGAGKSTLLKIVAGANKPTRGGISAPSDAVIAYLPQHLLTSDNCTVMEETSKAFADVLNMKKEIDEINEQLTIRTDYESDDYMKLIERVSELSEKFYSIEEVNYEAEVEKVLKGLGFEREDFTRLTSEFSGGWRMRIELAKILLKKPDLILLDEPTNHLDMESIEWLEDFLINQAKAVMVISHDRAFVDNITNRTIEVTMGRIYDYKAKYSDYLVLRQDRRIHQQKAYDEQQKFIAENQAFIERFRGTFSKTEQVQSRVRMLEKLVLVEVDEVDTSALKLKFPPSPRSGQYPVVVEGLSKSYGDHVVFKDANMVIERGQKVALVGKNGEGKSTMIKAIMGEIDFDGKLEIGHNAQIGYFAQNQAALLDGEATVFDTIDRIAVGDVRTKIKDMLGAFMFKGDDIQKKVKVLSGGEKTRLAMIKLLLEPVNVLILDEPTNHLDMKTKDIIKDALRDFDGTLILVSHDRDFLDGLAEKVFEFGHKRVKEHFEDIKGFLAHKKMDSLKEIEK; encoded by the coding sequence ATGATTACTGTAAACGACATAGCTGTAGAATTTGGAGGCACAACACTTTTTAGTGATGTAACTTTTGCAATTAATGAAAATGATAAAATTGCCTTAATGGGTAAAAATGGAGCTGGTAAATCAACTCTTTTAAAAATTGTTGCAGGAGCAAACAAACCTACCAGAGGTGGAATTTCGGCTCCAAGTGATGCAGTAATTGCTTATTTGCCTCAGCATTTATTAACTTCAGATAACTGTACAGTTATGGAAGAAACATCAAAAGCGTTTGCTGATGTTTTGAATATGAAGAAAGAAATTGACGAAATTAACGAACAATTGACTATTCGTACAGATTATGAAAGCGACGATTATATGAAATTAATTGAGCGCGTTTCGGAACTTTCTGAAAAATTCTATTCTATCGAAGAAGTAAATTATGAAGCAGAAGTTGAAAAAGTTTTAAAAGGATTAGGATTCGAAAGAGAAGATTTTACTCGATTAACATCGGAGTTTTCAGGAGGTTGGAGAATGCGTATTGAATTAGCTAAAATCCTTTTGAAAAAACCAGATTTAATTCTTTTAGATGAGCCAACCAATCACTTGGATATGGAAAGTATTGAGTGGTTAGAAGACTTCTTGATTAATCAGGCAAAAGCGGTAATGGTAATTTCTCACGACAGAGCTTTTGTCGATAACATTACCAATCGTACCATTGAAGTTACAATGGGAAGAATTTACGATTACAAAGCAAAATATTCTGATTATTTGGTTTTACGTCAAGATAGAAGAATTCATCAGCAAAAAGCATACGATGAACAACAAAAATTCATTGCAGAAAACCAAGCATTTATTGAGCGTTTCAGAGGAACTTTTTCTAAAACAGAACAAGTGCAATCGCGTGTACGTATGTTAGAAAAATTAGTTCTTGTAGAAGTTGACGAAGTGGATACTTCGGCATTAAAATTAAAATTTCCACCATCGCCACGTTCAGGTCAATATCCTGTTGTAGTTGAAGGATTATCTAAATCATATGGCGATCATGTTGTTTTTAAAGATGCCAATATGGTTATCGAAAGAGGACAAAAAGTAGCTTTAGTTGGTAAAAATGGAGAAGGAAAATCTACCATGATTAAAGCAATTATGGGTGAAATTGATTTTGATGGAAAGTTAGAAATTGGTCACAATGCACAAATTGGTTATTTTGCACAAAATCAAGCAGCTTTGTTAGATGGAGAAGCAACTGTTTTTGATACCATTGATAGAATTGCTGTTGGTGATGTTCGTACTAAAATTAAAGACATGTTAGGCGCTTTTATGTTTAAAGGTGATGATATTCAAAAGAAAGTAAAAGTGCTTTCTGGAGGAGAAAAAACACGTTTGGCGATGATTAAATTATTGTTAGAGCCAGTAAATGTTTTAATTCTGGATGAGCCAACAAATCACTTGGATATGAAAACAAAAGACATTATTAAAGATGCTTTACGCGATTTTGATGGTACCTTAATTTTAGTTTCTCACGATCGTGATTTCTTAGACGGTTTAGCGGAGAAAGTATTTGAGTTTGGGCACAAGCGTGTAAAAGAGCATTTTGAAGATATTAAAGGATTCTTAGCACACAAGAAAATGGATTCTTTAAAAGAAATTGAGAAATAA
- a CDS encoding tetratricopeptide repeat-containing hybrid sensor histidine kinase/response regulator, whose translation MFKKVTLTLWVLFTFQLLIGQGIGYKDKYARGLYDKALNGLNDLKCRESLMYSEQLLEYALKKNKYDMAAASYNIIGLNFEEFGDLKKSIQYYTTGVSYAKLAKNDTIENYLYNNIGNLYYFKLKDSKKGLYYYQKSYELSKRIDTNRNIAFAEINLADVYLDLKEYSKAIHYLNLVAQKKAENDYEMGMSYYSLLAFYYQKQKDYVKAESNFLKCISGFPYVKMEYLKAHKMDIYFMVYEFYKELNKTEKALSYLELHDKLQDEIFSEERNLEIQMGGGDIDALAYKYKVQQIETEKKAQEHKILASKRFNKVVLVFLGFVIVFSIFIFKAFVNYKNLSKKLADYNFQLQVAREKSEEATRLKAQFLSNVSHELRTPLYGVIGMAEILESEHKEIKDSPYFNALKFSSHYLLTLINDVLNVYKIEDSDIEFNYENINIREEIGHIKQSMNVIAKSNKNEFIIDIAENVPVFIKTDLTRFSQILINLVSNSLKFTKRGKVTLILSMEESNNQRYLKLDVLDTGIGIPEEYLDKIFEKFVQVDVNLQEQYKGTGLGLSIVKRLVELFNGRIEVESKINEGSKFTVHFPYIPADKIEDCNQLKMHSHQKLKTLNILVVEDNKINQMVTKKLLEKNGHNYVMAENGLEALLLVEENKFDVILMDINMPVMNGIEASIKMRNLGIKTPIIALTASDKENILKEILEKKNGLTDVLVKPFEYSDLENVISRYIS comes from the coding sequence ATGTTTAAGAAAGTAACGCTAACCTTATGGGTATTATTTACATTTCAGCTACTTATAGGGCAAGGAATTGGTTATAAAGATAAGTATGCAAGAGGATTGTACGATAAAGCACTAAATGGATTAAATGATTTAAAATGTAGAGAATCATTAATGTATTCCGAGCAACTTTTAGAATATGCTTTAAAGAAAAATAAGTATGATATGGCTGCGGCTTCATACAATATAATCGGGTTAAATTTTGAAGAATTTGGCGATTTAAAAAAATCAATTCAATACTACACTACAGGAGTTTCTTATGCTAAATTAGCTAAGAACGATACCATCGAGAATTATCTTTACAACAACATTGGGAATCTTTATTATTTTAAACTTAAAGATTCTAAAAAGGGACTTTATTATTATCAAAAATCGTATGAATTATCTAAAAGAATTGATACGAATAGAAATATTGCTTTTGCAGAAATCAATTTAGCCGATGTTTATTTAGATCTAAAAGAATACAGCAAGGCAATTCATTATTTGAATTTAGTTGCTCAAAAAAAAGCTGAAAATGATTATGAAATGGGAATGTCATATTATTCTTTATTGGCATTCTATTATCAAAAGCAAAAAGATTATGTAAAAGCAGAAAGTAACTTTTTAAAATGTATTTCTGGTTTTCCATATGTTAAAATGGAATATCTTAAAGCGCATAAAATGGATATCTATTTTATGGTTTATGAATTTTATAAAGAATTGAATAAGACAGAGAAAGCATTATCTTATTTAGAACTTCACGATAAACTACAAGACGAAATTTTTAGCGAAGAAAGAAATCTTGAAATTCAAATGGGTGGTGGCGATATAGATGCTTTGGCATACAAATATAAAGTGCAACAAATTGAAACCGAGAAAAAAGCACAGGAGCATAAAATTTTAGCCTCAAAGCGTTTTAATAAAGTAGTTTTAGTGTTTTTAGGCTTTGTAATTGTGTTCTCTATTTTTATTTTTAAAGCATTTGTAAACTATAAAAATTTAAGTAAAAAGTTAGCGGATTATAATTTTCAATTACAAGTTGCTCGTGAAAAATCGGAAGAAGCAACACGATTAAAAGCCCAATTTTTATCCAATGTAAGTCACGAATTACGAACACCGCTTTATGGCGTAATTGGAATGGCCGAAATTTTAGAAAGCGAACACAAAGAAATAAAAGATAGTCCTTATTTTAATGCATTAAAGTTTTCATCACATTATCTTTTAACCTTAATTAATGATGTTTTAAATGTTTATAAAATAGAAGATAGTGATATCGAATTCAATTACGAAAATATTAATATTAGAGAAGAAATTGGACACATCAAGCAATCGATGAATGTAATTGCTAAGTCAAATAAAAACGAATTTATTATTGACATTGCTGAAAATGTACCAGTTTTTATAAAAACCGATTTAACCAGATTTTCACAAATCCTAATTAATTTAGTTAGTAATTCATTGAAGTTTACTAAACGAGGAAAAGTTACGCTTATCTTGTCGATGGAAGAAAGCAACAATCAACGTTATTTAAAGTTAGATGTTTTAGATACAGGAATTGGTATTCCTGAAGAATATTTGGATAAGATTTTTGAAAAATTCGTTCAGGTTGATGTCAATCTTCAAGAACAATATAAAGGAACCGGACTTGGATTATCTATCGTAAAAAGATTGGTAGAATTATTTAATGGCAGAATTGAAGTAGAAAGTAAAATTAATGAAGGAAGTAAATTTACAGTTCATTTTCCATACATTCCAGCTGATAAAATAGAAGATTGCAATCAGTTGAAAATGCATTCGCACCAAAAACTTAAAACACTTAATATTTTAGTTGTAGAAGACAACAAAATAAACCAAATGGTAACCAAGAAATTGCTCGAAAAAAACGGTCACAATTATGTAATGGCAGAAAACGGACTAGAAGCTTTATTACTTGTGGAAGAGAATAAGTTTGATGTAATTTTGATGGACATTAATATGCCAGTCATGAATGGAATTGAAGCTTCAATAAAAATGCGAAACTTAGGAATTAAAACACCAATTATTGCTTTAACAGCTTCAGACAAAGAAAATATTTTAAAAGAAATTTTAGAAAAGAAAAATGGTCTTACCGATGTTTTGGTAAAACCATTTGAATATTCTGATTTGGAAAATGTAATTTCGAGGTATATTAGTTAG
- a CDS encoding FEKKY domain-containing protein — MKTIKIILFLLFVINCSYSQEKKQNDTIKIEINSNTKTIYLLGGIASVITKEDLAFGKKYNIQFHDFGCVAPTNFKEYEEKNVWVFEFLNKTFGKQWQKEIKPSVLGFDKWKKK; from the coding sequence ATGAAAACTATAAAAATTATTCTTTTCCTACTTTTTGTTATCAATTGTTCATATTCACAAGAGAAAAAACAAAACGACACTATCAAAATTGAAATTAATTCAAACACTAAAACTATTTATCTTTTAGGCGGAATTGCTTCTGTAATTACCAAAGAGGATTTAGCTTTTGGTAAAAAATACAATATTCAGTTTCACGATTTTGGTTGTGTTGCTCCTACTAACTTTAAAGAATATGAAGAAAAAAATGTATGGGTTTTTGAATTCCTAAACAAAACATTTGGAAAACAATGGCAAAAAGAAATAAAACCAAGCGTTTTAGGATTTGATAAATGGAAAAAGAAGTAA
- a CDS encoding RNA polymerase sigma factor, with amino-acid sequence MDVKHIQGCRKQHREAQRMVYEIMAPKLYRLCKRYIKKEEEIEEVLADAFFTIFTKIEQLKEDLAFEAWARKITVNNCLLQIKKNINFNLYLEDVSYNSQPLADEVTDLEEEDLLNLLQYIPDGCQTIFNLFVIEGYSHKEIAEQLGISEGTSKSQLNAARSKLKELVRTFYYQKAK; translated from the coding sequence ATGGATGTAAAACACATACAAGGCTGCCGAAAACAACACCGCGAAGCGCAACGCATGGTGTATGAAATTATGGCGCCGAAGCTCTATCGTTTGTGTAAACGGTATATAAAAAAGGAGGAAGAAATTGAAGAAGTATTGGCCGATGCTTTTTTTACCATATTTACAAAAATCGAACAATTAAAAGAGGATTTGGCTTTTGAAGCTTGGGCTCGAAAAATAACAGTAAACAATTGCCTTTTACAAATTAAAAAGAACATCAACTTTAATTTGTATTTGGAAGATGTGAGTTACAATTCGCAACCTTTAGCTGATGAAGTTACCGATTTAGAAGAAGAAGATTTGCTCAATTTACTCCAATACATTCCAGATGGATGTCAAACGATTTTTAATTTGTTTGTGATTGAAGGTTATTCGCACAAAGAAATTGCAGAGCAACTTGGCATTAGCGAAGGAACATCAAAATCGCAATTGAATGCTGCTAGGAGTAAATTAAAAGAATTGGTAAGAACATTTTATTATCAAAAAGCAAAATAA
- a CDS encoding DUF6929 family protein — protein sequence MENFKLTNFFTIKGISAASGLVYSQNVLFVISDSSSFLYQYDIDKKLLLKFPLVKDAKENISKDLKMDLECITQYGNQLIILGSGSTQKRNTMFTLDLGSDALQTQDLSTLYQKLKDIGSFTDDQLNIEGAIYAHQTMLLFQRGNSKNSRNGIFIIPNNQEDGIRFVPISLPTLDDIETTFTDAILVGDRIYFLACAENTTSTYEDGEVLGTILGIMHAPTFEIINVQLLSEHQKFEGITLYKESETEIEFLLCEDNDTEALEAEIYKLTLKK from the coding sequence ATGGAAAATTTCAAACTTACTAATTTCTTCACGATAAAAGGCATTTCAGCAGCATCAGGATTGGTGTATTCACAAAATGTTTTATTCGTAATATCTGATTCCAGTAGTTTTTTGTACCAATACGACATCGATAAAAAACTTTTGCTCAAATTTCCATTAGTAAAAGACGCCAAAGAAAACATTTCCAAAGATTTAAAAATGGATTTGGAATGCATCACTCAATATGGAAATCAACTGATTATATTAGGTTCAGGTTCAACCCAAAAACGTAATACGATGTTTACTTTAGATTTGGGTTCGGATGCTTTACAAACGCAAGATTTATCAACTCTATATCAAAAATTAAAAGATATTGGTTCGTTTACAGATGACCAATTGAATATTGAAGGCGCTATTTATGCGCATCAAACTATGTTGCTGTTTCAAAGAGGCAATTCAAAAAATAGTCGAAATGGAATTTTTATTATTCCAAACAACCAAGAAGACGGCATTCGATTTGTGCCAATTTCACTTCCGACGTTAGATGATATTGAAACCACTTTTACCGATGCCATTTTAGTTGGTGATAGAATTTATTTCTTGGCTTGTGCCGAAAACACAACATCTACTTATGAAGATGGCGAAGTTTTAGGAACCATTTTAGGAATCATGCATGCACCGACATTTGAAATTATTAATGTGCAATTATTATCGGAACATCAGAAATTTGAAGGTATTACGCTTTACAAAGAATCAGAAACTGAAATTGAGTTTTTATTATGCGAAGACAATGATACGGAGGCTTTAGAAGCTGAAATTTATAAATTGACATTGAAGAAATAA